A section of the Telopea speciosissima isolate NSW1024214 ecotype Mountain lineage chromosome 3, Tspe_v1, whole genome shotgun sequence genome encodes:
- the LOC122654509 gene encoding cullin-3A-like yields MSTQKRRNFQIEAFKHRVVVDPKYAEKTWKILEHAIHEIYNHNASGLSFEELYRNAYNMVLHKYGEKLYSGLVTTMTMHLKEISKSIEAAQGALFLEELNRKWTDHNKALQMIRDILMYMDRTFIPSTNKIPVHDLGLNLWRDNIIHSPKIQTRLLNTLLELVHRERTGEVINRGLMRNIIKMLMDLGSSVYQEDFEKPFLEISANFYSVESQQFIECCDCGDYLKKAERRLNEEMERVSHYLDAKSEAKITSVVEREMIANHMQRLVHMENSGLVNMLVDDKYEDLGRMYNLFRRVPDGLSTIRDVMTAHIRETGKQLVTDPERLRDPVDFVQRLLDAKDKHDKIISLAFNNDKTFQNALNSSFEYFINLNPRSPEFISLFVDDKLRKGLKGVSEEDVEIVLDKVMMLFRYLQEKDVFEKYYKQHLAKRLLSGKTVSDDAERSLIVKLKTECGYQFTSKLEGMFTDMKTSQDTMQGFYASQAADTGDCPTLAVQVLTTGSWPTQPSSTCNLPAEIMGMCEKFRAFYLGTHTGRRLSWQTNMGTADLKATFGKGQKHELNVSTYQMCILMLFNNSDRLSYKEIEQATEIPASDLKRCLQSLACVKGKNVLRKEPMSKDIGEDDAFFFNDKFTSKFYKVKIGTVVAQKESEPEKQETRQRVEEDRKPQIEAAIVRIMKSRRVLDHNNIVAEVTKQLQSRFLPNPVIIKKRIESLIEREFLERDKVDRKLYRYLA; encoded by the exons ATGAGTACtcagaaaagaaggaattttcagATAGAGGCTTTTAAGCATCGGGTGGTTGTGGATCCGAAGTACGCAGAGAAGACATGGAAGATACTTGAGCATGCGATACATGAGATATATAATCACAATGCAAGTGGGCTCAGTTTTGAAGAGCTATATAG GAATGCTTACAATATGGTGTTGCACAAATATGGAGAAAAGCTGTATTCCGGACTTGTGACAACAATGACGATGCATCTAAAAGAAATATCCAAATCTATAGAAGCTGCTCAGGGAGCTTTGTTTCTGGAGGAGCTGAATAGGAAATGGACAGACCATAACAAGGCATTGCAAATGATCCGAGACATACTAATGTATATGGACAGGACTTTCATTCCCAGTACCAACAAAATACCCGTCCATGATCTCGGTTTGAACCTATGGAGAGACAACATTATCCACTCTCCCAAGATCCAGACAAGGCTTCTCAATACACTTCTTGAGCTTGTGCACAGAGAACGGACTGGTGAAGTTATAAACCGGGGGTTGATGAGGAATATAATCAAGATGCTAATGGATTTGGGTTCATCTGTTTACCAGGAAGACTTCGAGAAGCCTTTCCTTGAGATATCTGCCAATTTCTACAGCGTTGAGTCTCAGCAGTTCATCGAGTGCTGTGATTGTGGGGATTACCTGAAGAAAGCTGAGAGACGTCTAAacgaagagatggagagagtctCCCATTACTTGGATGCAAAGAGTGAAGCCAAGATAACTAGTGTGGTAGAGAGGGAGATGATTGCAAACCACATGCAGAGGTTAGTCCATATGGAGAACTCAGGCTTGGTGAACATGCTGGTGGATGATAAGTATGAAGACTTGGGGAGGATGTACAACTTATTCCGCCGGGTACCTGATGGACTCTCTACAATTAGAGACGTGATGACTGCTCATATTCGGGAAACTGGTAAGCAATTGGTTACTGATCCTGAGAGGTTAAGGGATCCTGTGGACTTTGTCCAGCGGCTCTTGGATGCAAAGGATAAACATGATAAGATAATAAGTTTGGCCTTCAACAATGACAAGACATTTCAGAATGCTTTAAATTCCTCCTTTGAGTACTTCATTAATTTGAATCCTCGGTCTCCGGAATTTATTTCCTTGTTTGTGGATGATAAGCTTCGTAAAGGCCTGAAAGGTGTCAGTGAAGAGGACGTAGAGATTGTCCTGGACAAGGTGATGATGCTCTTCCGTTACCTGCAAGAAAAGGATGTGTTTGAGAAGTACTACAAGCAACACTTAGCAAAACGACTTCTTTCAGGCAAAACTGTCTCGGATGATGCAGAAAGAAGTCTCATAGTTAAGCTCAAGACAGAATGTGGTTATCAGTTTACTTCCAAATTGGAAGGCATGTTTACAGACATGAAGACCTCTCAGGATACAATGCAAGGGTTTTATGCTAGCCAGGCTGCTGATACTGGGGACTGTCCTACACTGGCCGTCCAGGTCCTCACAACAGGGTCATGGCCAACTCAACCAAGCTCCACGTGCAATCTGCCAGCTGAGATTATGGGAATGTGTGAAAAGTTCCGAGCGTTTTATCTAGGGACCCATACTGGGCGGCGATTGTCTTGGCAAACAAACATGGGCACAGCAGATCTGAAAGCAACCTTTGGGAAGGGCCAGAAGCATGAGCTGAATGTGTCCACATACCAGATGTGTATACTCATGCTGTTCAACAATTCTGACCGCCTGAGCTATAAGGAGATTGAACAAGCTACAGAGATACCAGCCTCAGACTTAAAGAGGTGCTTGCAGTCACTGGCCTGTGTGAAGGGGAAGAATGTTCTTAGGAAGGAACCCATGAGCAAGGATATAGGCGAGGATGATGCCTTTTTCTTTAATGACAAGTTCACAAGCAAGTTCTACAAGGTAAAGATAGGCACAGTAGTTGCACAGAAGGAGTCAGAGCCAGAAAAGCAAGAGACCCGGCAGAGAGTGGAGGAGGACAGGAAGCCCCAGATTGAGGCTGCGATTGTGAGGATCATGAAGTCAAGGAGGGTCCTGGATCATAACAACATTGTTGCTGAAGTCACAAAGCAGTTGCAGTCACGGTTCCTGCCCAACCCTGTTATAATAAAGAAACGGATTGAATCCCTTATTGAGCGGGAGTTCTTGGAGAGGGACAAAGTAGACAGGAAACTGTATCGGTATCTTGCCTGA